One Natator depressus isolate rNatDep1 chromosome 6, rNatDep2.hap1, whole genome shotgun sequence DNA window includes the following coding sequences:
- the DISP2 gene encoding protein dispatched homolog 2 produces MLGPMSVQSNGQVPSSSQDSHQHHLYYHCNQQEPRDSYALPPLPGHGERATLCSHHSSGNSLPASHHETSESQWKQWSHDQQQSRPVQRHIVTVRHDKAFRMPKSYSQVIAEWPVAVLVLCSVTVLVCTLAGLLVGNLPDFSEPLMGFAPRDTDIGRKLIVWKNVQTHTGYQKTLLLSPYAEKNSYGDVGINRGQRFIHGEQEARTRRMVEQDYGKDSFFCGPPGKSYSQLVFMSTTAGSLWNLQAIQSMCQIEQDKIRAHAHFGNLCQRTEDNECCPSWSLGNYIAVLHNRSSCLEITQADVSHTLALLRSCAPDYHKGILIPSCIGPRTGREKHSQCAKVPEKCTRFSGIYQLLHFLVDRDFLSLQTMEYQVPSLKYSLLFLPTKKGASMMEIYLDNLESWDLFDNYTSITGMDLGLKQKLFQHYLLLDTMYPVLAILAIFLSMTFYLRSIFITFMVLMIVVSSLMISFFLYKVAFRFTYFPFVNLTAVVILSSICANHTFVFFDLWSLSKSQNPSAGLLQWMSQTMHHFGYLMLASSFTTGAAFYASYMSNIIAICCFAIYMGTCVLVNLIFMVTWLPSSVVLYERYIATNCIYKPEDYWNYSGHKRVIFSLHHILRGLQNTLCETSKLLFEKILPCGVIKFRYIWICWFTALAIGGAYISCFNPKLKLPSLEMPSVQMFRLSHPFERYDAEYCHQFMFERLEHGEGQHMPITIVWGILPVDNGDHFNPKSNGTLVKDTTFTIQNPEAQNWLLEFCQKVKNQTFYYSDLEQKSTVCFMEEFHTWMDSRQCSQQDHSFNLCCNHFPFPYGSEVFLHCIKMMIMEQGRDGAQTYDLGLRFDGEGNLIALVLQFQTIYHYSFNYSKAKQFYNEIGHWITEEMKTAPMGLQNGWYTSKLELYNLQHSLSTETMVVIGLSITISFVVLLLTTWNVILSIFSVTAITGTVLVTVGLLVLLEWQLNAVESLFISAAVGLSTDFTVNYCISYHLCPHSDRLSRVAFSLKQMSCATAMVASALFSAGIIMLPATVLAYRKLGIFIMMIKCISCGFASFFFQSLCCFFGPEKNCGQILWPCTYALKDYSDDSRPNGSFNCGGEEKQNRLRKVQESNTANEQYELQPLARKLSDSFDNSTSTSKLSNRPSVLSEDIQLQDSRCPRIGIHPSLETDRQNLQETLMDHRVDLCQCPALQTSSPYKHSSSGAEAEIHGERLCRDCRCQKYGPKAWDGYMLDYLYSASMKDEGQLNKSQCSRDTAQQQSDYTSENTNIPEAEIYKFHRGLCSHSSSFNVLNVSSEISLSDFEQSIKLAESASSCPNVLDVSDSCCAAERGHLNGKRDTLRLDLRETVFDVSLPASQQNSSSWKNRLGLGSEGPVVLPNSQPDMPDVWIKRSSAQNSGYSS; encoded by the exons ATGCTTGGACCAATGTCTGTTCAGTCCAATGGTCAGGTGCCATCCAGCTCCCAGGACTCACATCAACATCACCTATATTACCATTGCAACCAGCAAGAACCTAGAGACAGCTATGCCTTGCCCCCACTGCCAGGGCATGGAGAGAGGGCCACTTTGTGCTCCCACCATTCCAGTGGGAATTCTTTACCAGCGTCCCACCACGAGACctctgaaagtcaatggaaacagtGGTCACATGACCAGCAGCAGTCACGACCAGTGCAGCGCCACATTGTAACAGTCAG ACATGACAAAGCTTTCAGGATGCCAAAAAG TTATTCCCAGGTGATTGCCGAGTGGCCAGTAGCTGTCCTTGTGCTCTGTTCGGTGACCGTTCTGGTTTGTACTTTAGCTGGCCTGCTAGTTGGAAATCTGCCAGATTTTTCAGAACCCTTGATG GGATTTGCGCCTCGAGATACTGACATTGGCAGAAAACTCATTGTCTGGAAGAATGTACAAACCCATACAGGATATCAGAAGACCCTTTTGCTTTCTCCCTACGCTGAAAAGAACAG CTATGGTGACGTTGGTATTAACAGAGGGCAGAGGTTTATCCATGGCGAACAAGAAGCAAGAACAAGACGGATGGTAGAACAAGACTATGGAAAGGACAGTTTCTTTTGTGGCCCCCCAG gaaagagtTACTCTCAGCTGGTGTTTATGTCCACAACTGCTGGGAGTTTGTGGAACTTGCAAGCGATTCAGTCCATGTGTCAAATTGAACAGGACAAG ATCCGCGCACATGCTCATTTTGGGAATCTCTGTCAACGTACTGAAGACAATGAATGCTGCCCAAGCTGGTCTCTGGGTAACTATATTGCTGTCCTTCACAACAGATCTTCTTGTTTGGAGATAACTCAAGCAGATGTCTCCCACACCCTGGCACTCCTCCGTTCCTGTGCCCCAGACTACCACAAAGGCATACTTATTCCTTCTTGCATAGGTCCCAGGACTGGAAGAGAGAAACACTCTCAGTGTGCCAAAGTACCAGAAAAATGTACCCGGTTCAGTGGTATTTACCAGCTTCTTCACTTCTTGGTTGACAGAGACTTTCTCAGTCTTCAGACAATGGAATATCAAGTGCCATCACTGAAATACAGCCTGCTGTTTTTGCCTACAAAGAAAGGAGCATCTATGATGGAAATCTACCTGGACAACCTGGAGTCATGGGACCTGTTTGATAATTACACATCAATCACTGGAATGGACCTGGGTCTTAAACAGAAACTATTCCAGCACTATCTTCTACTGGATACCATGTATCCAGTCCTGGCAATATTAGCCATTTTTCTAAGTATGACTTTTTATTTACGCTCAATCTTTATTACTTTTATGGTCCTTATGATTGTTGTCAGTTCTTTGATGATCTCCTTCTTCTTGTATAAGGTGGCCTTCAGATTCACCTACTTCCCTTTTGTAAACCTGACAGCAGTTGTCATTCTCAGTAGCATTTGCGCAAATCACACCTTTGTGTTTTTTGATCTCTGGAGCCTCAGCAAGAGCCAGAATCCTTCTGCAGGCCTCCTGCAGTGGATGAGCCAAACCATGCACCACTTTGGGTATCTCATGCTGGCGTCTTCCTTTACAACAGGTGCTGCTTTCTATGCCAGCTATATGAGCAATATAATTGCCATCTGCTGTTTTGCCATCTATATGGGCACCTGTGTATTGGTGAATTTAATATTCATGGTAACTTGGCTTCCATCTTCTGTTGTGTTGTATGAACGCTACATAGCAACAAACTGCATTTATAAACCAGAAGACTATTGGAACTATAGTGGGCATAAAAGAgttattttctctctccatcATATACTCAGGGGTCTCCAGAATACCTTGTGTGAAACCTCCAAGCTGTTATTTGAGAAGATTCTTCCATGTGGTGTTATAAAGTTTCGTTACATTTGGATCTGCTGGTTTACAGCCTTGGCAATAGGGGGTGCCTACATTTCCTGTTTTAATCCTAAACTAAAACTCCCCAGTTTAGAGATGCCATCTGTCCAGATGTTTAGGTTAAGCCATCCCTTTGAGAGATATGATGCAGAATACTGTCACCAGTTCATGTTTGAGAGGCTGGAGCATGGAGAAGGACAACACATGCCCATCACTATAGTCTGGGGCATACTGCCTGTGGACAACGGGGATCATTTCAATCCTAAGAGCAATGGCACGCTGGTGAAAGATACCACATTTACAATCCAAAATCCTGAAGCTCAAAACTGGCTCTTGGAGTTCTGCCAAAAAGTGAAGAATCAAACTTTCTACTATTCTGATCTGGAGCAGAAATCTACAGTTTGTTTCATGGAGGAGTTTCACACGTGGATGGACAGTCGCCAGTGCTCCCAGCAAGATCACAGCTTCAATCTCTGCTGTAACCACTTCCCCTTCCCCTATGGAAGCGAAGTCTTCCTGCACTGCATCAAAATGATGATCATGGAACAAGGCAGAGATGGGGCTCAAACCTATGATTTGGGTCTTAGATTTGATGGAGAGGGAAACCTAATTGCCTTGGTGCTACAGTTTCAAACTATTTATCACTACAGCTTCAACTACAGCAAAGCCAAACAATTCTACAATGAAATTGGCCACTGGATAACAGAGGAAATGAAAACTGCCCCCATGGGGCTTCAGAATGGATGGTACACCAGTAAACTAGAGCTATATAATCTCCAGCACAGTCTTAGCACAGAGACAATGGTGGTCATAGGACTATCCATAACCATCTCTTTTGTGGTGCTGCTGCTCACCACCTGGAATGTTATTCTTAGCATATTCTCTGTTACAGCTATCACAGGCACTGTCCTGGTAACTGTTGGACTTTTGGTGCTGTTGGAATGGCAGCTCAATGCAGTGGAGTCTCTCTTCATTTCAGCAGCAGTAGGCCTCTCCACTGACTTTACAGTGAACTACTGTATTTCCTACCACTTGTGCCCACATTCTGATCGCCTGAGCCGAGTGGCCTTCTCTCTGAAGCAGATGAGCTGTGCCACTGCTATGGTGGCATCTGCTCTGTTTTCTGCAGGTATCATCATGCTGCCTGCCACAGTGCTGGCATACCGGAAGCTGGGGATATTCATCATGATGATCAAGTGTATCAGCTGTGGATTTGCCAGCTTCTTTTTTCAGTCTCTGTGCTGCTTCTTTGGCCCAGAGAAGAACTGTGGTCAGATCCTTTGGCCTTGCACCTATGCCTTGAAGGACTATTCTGATGACTCCAGGCCAAATGGAAGCTTTAactgtgggggagaagagaagcagaACAGATTACGGAAGGTGCAAGAGTCTAACACTGCAAATGAACAGTATGAGCTCCAGCCCTTGGCCAGAAAACTTAGTGACAGTTTTGACAACAGCACTTCCACAAGCAAACTGTCTAATCGTCCTTCTGTCCTGTCTGAAGACATACAGCTCCAAGACAGCAGGTGTCCCAGAATAGGAATCCATCCTTCTCTtgaaacagacagacagaatctGCAGGAGACTCTAATGGACCACCGTGTAGATCTTTGTCAGTGTCCTGCCTTGCAAACATCTTCTCCTTACAAACATAGCAGCTCGGGAGCAGAAGCAGAAATTCATGGAGAGAGACTCTGCAGGGATTGTAGATGTCAAAAATATGGTCCAAAAGCCTGGGATGGATACATGCTGGATTATCTTTATTCAGCCAGCATGAAAGATGAAGGACAGTTAAATAAATCTCAGTGTTCTAGAGACACTGCTCAACAACAGTCAGATTATACCTCAGAAAACACTAATATCCCTGAAGCTGAAATTTACAAATTTCACAGAGGCCTTTGTTCTCATAGCAGTTCTTTCAATGTGCTCAACGTCTCAAGTGAGATCTCTCTCAGTGATTTTGAGCAGAGCATAAAACTTGCTGAGTCAGCCAGTTCTTGTCCCAATGTCTTAGATGTGTCTGATTCCTGCTGTGCAGCAGAGAGAGGTCACCTGAATGGGAAGAGAGACACCCTGAGGTTGGACCTGAGAGAAACCGTCTTTGACGTATCTCTACCAGCATCCCAGCAAAACAGCTCTTCTTGGAAAAACCGATTGGGATTAGGGAGTGAAGGTCCCGTTGTTTTACCAAACAGCCAACCAGACATGCCTGATGTTTGGATCAAACGATCCAGTGCACAAAATTCTGGTTACAGCAGCTGA